The sequence below is a genomic window from Candidatus Rokuibacteriota bacterium.
CGACGGGGGTGATGCGCATGGCGCGACCTCCTCAGGCCATCATGCGGGCGATCTGGTAGAGGACGGACACGAGGAACTGCTGGAGGAAGTAGATGAGCAGGATGACGATCACCGGTGAGAGGTCCAGCCCGATCTGCCAGACCGGAAGGCGATGCCGGATGGGGCGGAGGACCGGTTCGGTGGCCCGGTAGAGAAAGCG
It includes:
- a CDS encoding YggT family protein yields the protein RFLYRATEPVLRPIRHRLPVWQIGLDLSPVIVILLIYFLQQFLVSVLYQIARMMA